In a single window of the Colius striatus isolate bColStr4 chromosome 21, bColStr4.1.hap1, whole genome shotgun sequence genome:
- the LOC104557672 gene encoding solute carrier family 2, facilitated glucose transporter member 5 — protein sequence MKLKDEKRGSSDDNEGSKGKMTLLLALVTLISAFGSSFQYGYNVSVINSPAPYMQAFYNKTYFDRNGVPMDSSFQTLLWSLTVSMFPLGGLFGSLMVWPLVNNCGRKGTLLINNSFSIVAAILMGTSEIAKTFEVIIVSRIIMGIYAGLASNVVPMFLGEISPRNLRGAIGVVPQLFITVGILIAQVLGLNSILGNAEGWPVLLGLTGIPSLIQLLTLPFFPESPRYLLIQKGNEEQARKALKRLRGHDNVDGEIEEMRQEDRSEKEEGQFTVLSLCTFRGLRWQLISIIVMMMGQQLSGINGVFYYADRIFQSAGVDDNSVQYVTVSIGAVNVVMTLLAVFIVECLGRRILLLAGFGLCCVSCAVLTVALNLQNTVSWMSYLSIVCVIVYIIGHAIGASPIPFVMITEMFLQSSRPAAFMVGGSVHWVCNFTVGLVFLYMEAGLGPYCFLIFGAICLVTIVYIFIVVPETKNKTFMEINKIMAKRNKVEIQEDKEEFKDFQSVPGGQAEKEELSSSDL from the exons ATGAAGTTGAAAGACGAGAAGCGGGGCAGCTCTGACGACAATGAAGGTTCAAAGGGG AAAATGACACTTTTGCTTGCTCTGGTGACACTGATATCTGCGTTTGGATCTTCTTTCCAGTATGGCTACAACGTGTCTGTGATCAATTCCCCAGCACCG TACATGCAAGCTTTCTACAACAAAACCTACTTTGACAGGAATGGAGTTCCTATGGACAGTAGCTTCCAGACACTGCTCTGGTCTCTCACTGTGTCCATGTTCCCTCTGGGAGGCTTGTTTGGGTCCCTCATGGTGTGGCCTCTGGTCAACAATTGCGGCCG AAAGGGCACTTTGCTGATAAATAACTCCTTCTCCATTGTTGCTGCAATCCTTATGGGAACCTCAGAGATAGCAAAAACCTTTGAAGTAATCATTGTTTCACGTATTATCATGGGAATATATGCTG GTCTGGCCTCCAATGTGGTTCCCATGTTCCTTGGAGAAATATCCCCCAGGAATCTGAGAGGTGCTATTGGGGTAGTACCCCAGCTCTTCATCACTGTTGGGATCCTCATAGCTCAGGTCCTCGGTCTCAACAGCATCCTCGGGAATGCTGAAG GctggcctgtgctgctgggtcTCACTGGAATCCCATCACTAATCCAGCTCCTTACAttgccttttttccctgagagtcCCAGATATCTGCTGATACAAAAGGGCAACGAAGAGCAAGCCCGAAAAG CTCTAAAGAGGCTGAGAGGCCATGATAATGTGGATGGTGAGATAGAAGAAATGCGCCAAGAAGACCggtcagaaaaggaagaaggacAGTTCACTGTGCTCAGCCTGTGCACCTTCAGAGGCCTGCGATGGCAGCTCATCTCCATCATCGTCATGATGATGGgccagcagctctctgggaTCAATGGG GTTTTCTACTATGCAGACAGAATCTTCCAGTCAGCAGGTGTGGATGACAACAGTGTTCAGTACGTCACCGTGTCCATCGGCGCCGTCAACGTCGTCATGACTTTGCTTGCT GTTTTCATTGTGGAATGCCTGGGGAGGAGAATCCTTCTCCTCGCTGGCTTTGGATTGTGCTGTGTCTCCTGTGCAGTGTTAACTGTGGCTCTCAATCTCCAG AACACTGTCTCCTGGATGTCTTACCTCAGCATAGTGTGTGTCATTGTTTACATCATTGGACATGCCATTGGAGCCA GTCCAATTCCCTTTGTGATGATCACGGAGATGTTCCTGCAGTCATCCCGGCCTGCAGCCTTCATGGTGGGGGGGTCTGTGCACTGGGTGTGCAACTTCACCGTGGGGCTTGTGTTCCTCTACATGGAG GCTGGACTGGGGCCCTACTGCTTCCTCATCTTCGGTGCCATCTGCCTTGTCACTATAGTTTACATCTTCATTGTTGTTCCTGAGACAAAGAACAAAACCTTTATGGAAATCAACAAGATCATGGCCAAGAGGAACAAGGTGGAGATTCAGGAAGACAAAGAAGAGTTTAAGGATTTCCAGAGTGTCCCAGGGGGACAGGCAGAAAAGGAGGAATTGTCCAGCAGTGACCTGTGA